Proteins found in one Venturia canescens isolate UGA chromosome 6, ASM1945775v1, whole genome shotgun sequence genomic segment:
- the Mtap gene encoding S-methyl-5'-thioadenosine phosphorylase isoform X2, protein MATGSKGISSTMPKHKIKVGIIGGSGLDDLAKHILREETEVKPQPDSLFEFPSTKVTQGTIDGVPVAIILRHGEGHRISPSNVNYRANIESLKSIGCTHILATTACGSLIESISPGELVIPDSFIDRTHLRKSTFFDGTAPQYAGVCHVPMEPAFHPRTSKILVQAGKELGMSLKHGATIVTIEGPRFSSKAESKAFQLWGGHLVNMTTCPEVMLAKEAGILYASIAMATDYDCWRESDKSVCVADVMKVFKENVNKVTTVLVKAIKLIGEQNWDEDIENLKKLVTEGIVSKR, encoded by the exons aTGGCAACAGGTTCAAAAGGAATATCATCCACGATGCCCAAACATAAGATCAAG GTAGGAATAATCGGAGGTTCGGGATTGGATGATCTGGCAAAGCATATACTACGGGAAGAAACCGAAGTAAAACCACAGCCAGATAGTTTGTTTGAATTTCCAAGCACCAAAGTGACCCAAGGGACCATTGACGGAGTGCCAGTAGCAATAATTTTAAG ACACGGAGAGGGTCACAGGATAAGTCCAAGTAATGTGAACTACAGAGCAAACATTGAGAGTCTTAAATCCATTGGATGCACCCACATTTTGGCGACGACTGCTTGTGGCTCATTGATTGAATCAATAAGCCCAGGAGAATTGGTAATTCCGGACAGTTTCATAGACCGAACTCACCTGCGCAAAAGTACCTTTTTCGATGGCACTGCTCCTCAATATGCAGGAGTTTGTCATGTGCCGATGGAACCAGCTTTCCATCCTCGCACATCAAAAATCTTGGTTCAAGCTGGCAAAGAATTGGGAATGAGCCTCAAGCATGGAGCAACTATCGTCACTATCGAGGGACCCAGATTTTCTTCTAAGGCTGAAAGCAAAGCTTTTCAACTATGGGGTGGTCACTTGGTTAACATGACAACGTGTCCAGAG GTGATGTTAGCAAAAGAAGCAGGAATTCTTTACGCCAGTATCGCAATGGCCACGGATTACGATTGTTGGAGAGAATCCGACAAATCTGTGTGCGTTGCTGATGTGATGAAAGTCTTCAAGGAGAACGTTAACAAAGTTACTACCGTTCTCGTAAAAGCTATCAAACTGATCGGCGAACAAAATTGGGACGAGGACATTGAGAATTTAAAG AAGTTGGTCACGGAAGGGATTGTTTCTAAGAGATAA
- the Mtap gene encoding S-methyl-5'-thioadenosine phosphorylase isoform X3, which translates to MVMVGIIGGSGLDDLAKHILREETEVKPQPDSLFEFPSTKVTQGTIDGVPVAIILRHGEGHRISPSNVNYRANIESLKSIGCTHILATTACGSLIESISPGELVIPDSFIDRTHLRKSTFFDGTAPQYAGVCHVPMEPAFHPRTSKILVQAGKELGMSLKHGATIVTIEGPRFSSKAESKAFQLWGGHLVNMTTCPEVMLAKEAGILYASIAMATDYDCWRESDKSVCVADVMKVFKENVNKVTTVLVKAIKLIGEQNWDEDIENLKKLVTEGIVSKR; encoded by the exons ATGGTGATG GTAGGAATAATCGGAGGTTCGGGATTGGATGATCTGGCAAAGCATATACTACGGGAAGAAACCGAAGTAAAACCACAGCCAGATAGTTTGTTTGAATTTCCAAGCACCAAAGTGACCCAAGGGACCATTGACGGAGTGCCAGTAGCAATAATTTTAAG ACACGGAGAGGGTCACAGGATAAGTCCAAGTAATGTGAACTACAGAGCAAACATTGAGAGTCTTAAATCCATTGGATGCACCCACATTTTGGCGACGACTGCTTGTGGCTCATTGATTGAATCAATAAGCCCAGGAGAATTGGTAATTCCGGACAGTTTCATAGACCGAACTCACCTGCGCAAAAGTACCTTTTTCGATGGCACTGCTCCTCAATATGCAGGAGTTTGTCATGTGCCGATGGAACCAGCTTTCCATCCTCGCACATCAAAAATCTTGGTTCAAGCTGGCAAAGAATTGGGAATGAGCCTCAAGCATGGAGCAACTATCGTCACTATCGAGGGACCCAGATTTTCTTCTAAGGCTGAAAGCAAAGCTTTTCAACTATGGGGTGGTCACTTGGTTAACATGACAACGTGTCCAGAG GTGATGTTAGCAAAAGAAGCAGGAATTCTTTACGCCAGTATCGCAATGGCCACGGATTACGATTGTTGGAGAGAATCCGACAAATCTGTGTGCGTTGCTGATGTGATGAAAGTCTTCAAGGAGAACGTTAACAAAGTTACTACCGTTCTCGTAAAAGCTATCAAACTGATCGGCGAACAAAATTGGGACGAGGACATTGAGAATTTAAAG AAGTTGGTCACGGAAGGGATTGTTTCTAAGAGATAA
- the Vha44 gene encoding V-type proton ATPase subunit C isoform X2 produces MTEYWLISAPGDKTCQQTWDTMNNLTSKQNSLSANYKFHIPDLKVGTLDQLVGLSDDLGKLDAFVEQVTRKVAVYLGEVLEDQRDKLHENLQANNSQTSVDEETSSPEGGPDTPPNTPVTPSHKTSKEHHRLWRDSDKSEPEPAASLGQHHQRHHHLHQNQNQNQTSHSYQNQYHSSFHHDNLYHFPYPDKKPSSNCQGTNEYRIPNESSNSSSTTYSCYHTHWCAAASSTTPTTPTPLPTPTSPSPSFSFSSDYSSDGDQRPNHHHHPFHQRVVDKLHRSSSSSGCKTPDDHDHDHDDGDLQDQFHEQDQDQDHSGNLPNPGDLPTYITRFQWDMAKYPIKQSLRNIADIISKQVGQIDADLKTKSTTYNNLKGSLQNLEKKQTGSLLTRNLADLVKKEHFILDSEYLSTLLVIVPKANFQEWYAIYEKLTDMIVPRSTQLITQDAEYGLFTVTLFKKVVEEFKLHAREKKFIVRDFTYNEEELAAGKNEITKLVTDKKKQFGPLVRWLKVNFSECFCAWIHVKALRVFVESVLRYGLPVNFQAILLQPHKKSTKRLRDVLNQLYAHLDSSATSGGQSANQDSVDIPGLGFGQNDYFPYVYYKINIDMVDNKV; encoded by the exons ATGACGGAATACTGGTTAATATCAGCACCCGGAGACAAAACGTGTCAGCAGACATGGGACACGATGAACAATCTGACGTCGAAACAGAATTCCCTGTCGGCGAATTACAAATTCCACATACCCGATCTGAAGGTCGGTACGCTTGATCAACTGGTAGGTTTGTCCGACGATCTTGGCAAGTTGGATGCTTTCGTGGAGCAAGTTACTCGCAAAGTTGCTGTTTACTTGGGCGAGGTTCTCGAAGATCAGAGAGACAAATTGCACGAGAATCTTCAGGCCAATAACA GTCAAACGTCAGTGGACGAAGAGACTTCGAGTCCCGAAGGGGGTCCGGACACCCCGCCAAACACCCCTGTCACTCCATCACACAAGACTTCCAAGGAACATCACAGGCTATGGAGGGACTCGGATAAATCAGAACCAGAGCCAGCAGCCAGCTTAGGTCAGCATCATCAACGACATCATCACCTGCACCAGAACCAAAATCAAAACCAAACAAGTCACAGTTACCAGAACCAATATCATAGCTCTTTCCATCATGATAATCTCTATCATTTTCCTTATCCCGATAAGAAACCATCGTCCAATTGCCAAGGAACGAACGAATATCGAATACCAAACGAAAGCTCTAATTCTTCATCGACAACGTACTCATGCTATCACACGCATTGGTGCGCTGCTGCTTCATCAACAACCCCAACAACTCCAACACCCCTACCAACCCCTACGAGCCCCTCTCCCTCCTTCTCCTTCTCGTCAGACTACAGCAGCGATGGAGACCAACGTCcgaatcatcatcatcatccgtTTCATCAGCGGGTCGTCGATAAGTTGCATcgctcttcttcttcgtccgGTTGCAAAACCCCCGATGATCACGATCACGACCACGACGACGGCGACCTTCAAGACCAATTTCACGAACAAGACCAAGACCAAGACCATAGCGGCAATCTGCCCAATCCAG GTGATTTGCCGACGTACATAACCCGCTTCCAGTGGGATATGGCAAAATATCCGATAAAGCAGTCACTCAGAAATATCGCTGACATAATCAGCAAACAGGTCGGACAAATCGATGCTGATTTGAAAACTAAATCAACGACGTACAACAATTTGAAAGGCAGTCTCCAGAATCTTGAGAAAAAACAGAc GGGAAGTTTGCTCACACGTAATCTCGccgatttggtgaaaaaagagCACTTTATTCTGGACAGCGAATATTTATCGACGTTGCTTGTAATTGTGCCCAA GGCAAACTTCCAAGAATGGTACGCTATTTATGAGAAATTAACGGACATGATTGTTCCTCGTAGTACACAATTAATAACTCAAGATGCCGAATACGGTCTTTTCACTGTGACCCTGTTCAAGAAGGTCGTCGAGGAATTCAAGCTCCATGCTCGAGAAAAGAAGTTTATCGTGCGTGACTTTACGTACAACGAGGAGGAACTTGCTGCTG GTAAAAACGAAATCACGAAGCTCGTTACCGACAAAAAGAAGCAATTCGGGCCTCTCGTTCGTTGGCTCAAAGTCAATTTTAGTGAATGCTTTTGTGCCTGGATCCATGTTAAAGCTCTGCGCGTTTTCGTCGAGTCGGTGCtgag gTACGGATTGCCCGTAAATTTCCAAGCTATTTTGCTCCAGCCACACAAAAAGAGTACCAAACGATTGCGTGACGTGCTCAATCAATTATACGCGCACCTCGATTCCTCTGCTACTTCCGGTGGGCAATCAGCCAATCAGGAT AGCGTGGACATCCCGGGATTGGGTTTTGGGCAGAACGATTATTTTCCATACGtctattacaaaataaatatagacATGGTCGACAATAAGGTCTAG
- the LOC122412274 gene encoding replication termination factor 2 — protein MGCDGGTIPRRDELVRIKKKPEQKDKDAERAFRWRHCSIRQLPLQQPVVACSLGHLYSKESVLEGLLDRTMLPESAEHIKNLKDVKNLNLTSNPAYDANLAEKGDGYVDGGKSPYICPVIGLEMNGKYKFCFLWTCGCVMSERALKQVKSSVCHRCQEAFEPDDVVILNAEGEDLEKMNENMLKRKAQKKGKKKRSNPEEVSTTTSEGEKVSKKKIKKEEKTNTGKEKSRRTEAEDPAYKKSKEDYSVAKDPNATEVLKSIFTTHKSAAEQTRAHWVTYNPFYN, from the exons ATGGGTTGCGATGGTGGTACAATCCCACGAAGAGATGAGCTCgtacgaataaaaaagaagcCTGAACAA AAAGATAAAGATGCAGAAAGAGCATTTCGATGGCGTCATTGTTCAATCCGTCAACTACCGCTGCAGCAGCCAGTAGTGGCTTGTTCCCTTGGTCATCTTTACAGCAAAGAATCTGTCCTAGAAGGTCTGCTGGATCGGACGATGCTTCCAGAGTCGGCAGAACATATTAAGAATCTGAAAGATGTGAAAAACTTGAACCTGACATCAAATCCAGCTTATGATGCAAACTTGGCTGAAAAAGGTGATGGATACGTTGATGGAGGTAAAAGCCCTTACATATGCCCTGTCATTGGCCTTGAGATGAACGGAAAATACAAATTCTGCTTCCTCTGGACCTGTGGATGTGTCATGAGTGAAAGGGCTCTGAAGCAAGTCAAATCTTCG GTGTGCCACAGGTGTCAAGAAGCTTTTGAGCCGGATGATGTTGTAATATTGAACGCGGAAggtgaagacttggaaaaaatgaatgaaaacatGCTAAAACGTAAGGCACAAaagaagggaaagaaaaaaagatcgaaTCCTGAGGAGGTAAGCACCACAACGTCTGAGggagaaaaagtttcaaagaaAAAGATCAAAAAGGAGGAGAAAACAAATACAGGAAAGGAAAAGAGCAGAAGAACAGAAGCGGAAGATCCAGCCTACAAAAAGTCCAAAGAGGATTACAGCGTTGCCAAGGATCCCAATGCAACCGAAGTattgaaaagtattttcaCAACCCACAAATCCGCTGCTGAACAGACCCGAGCACATTGGGTTACGTACAATCCATTTTACAATTAG
- the Vha44 gene encoding V-type proton ATPase subunit C isoform X1, with the protein MTEYWLISAPGDKTCQQTWDTMNNLTSKQNSLSANYKFHIPDLKVGTLDQLVGLSDDLGKLDAFVEQVTRKVAVYLGEVLEDQRDKLHENLQANNSDLPTYITRFQWDMAKYPIKQSLRNIADIISKQVGQIDADLKTKSTTYNNLKGSLQNLEKKQTGSLLTRNLADLVKKEHFILDSEYLSTLLVIVPKANFQEWYAIYEKLTDMIVPRSTQLITQDAEYGLFTVTLFKKVVEEFKLHAREKKFIVRDFTYNEEELAAGKNEITKLVTDKKKQFGPLVRWLKVNFSECFCAWIHVKALRVFVESVLRYGLPVNFQAILLQPHKKSTKRLRDVLNQLYAHLDSSATSGGQSANQDSVDIPGLGFGQNDYFPYVYYKINIDMVDNKV; encoded by the exons ATGACGGAATACTGGTTAATATCAGCACCCGGAGACAAAACGTGTCAGCAGACATGGGACACGATGAACAATCTGACGTCGAAACAGAATTCCCTGTCGGCGAATTACAAATTCCACATACCCGATCTGAAGGTCGGTACGCTTGATCAACTGGTAGGTTTGTCCGACGATCTTGGCAAGTTGGATGCTTTCGTGGAGCAAGTTACTCGCAAAGTTGCTGTTTACTTGGGCGAGGTTCTCGAAGATCAGAGAGACAAATTGCACGAGAATCTTCAGGCCAATAACA GTGATTTGCCGACGTACATAACCCGCTTCCAGTGGGATATGGCAAAATATCCGATAAAGCAGTCACTCAGAAATATCGCTGACATAATCAGCAAACAGGTCGGACAAATCGATGCTGATTTGAAAACTAAATCAACGACGTACAACAATTTGAAAGGCAGTCTCCAGAATCTTGAGAAAAAACAGAc GGGAAGTTTGCTCACACGTAATCTCGccgatttggtgaaaaaagagCACTTTATTCTGGACAGCGAATATTTATCGACGTTGCTTGTAATTGTGCCCAA GGCAAACTTCCAAGAATGGTACGCTATTTATGAGAAATTAACGGACATGATTGTTCCTCGTAGTACACAATTAATAACTCAAGATGCCGAATACGGTCTTTTCACTGTGACCCTGTTCAAGAAGGTCGTCGAGGAATTCAAGCTCCATGCTCGAGAAAAGAAGTTTATCGTGCGTGACTTTACGTACAACGAGGAGGAACTTGCTGCTG GTAAAAACGAAATCACGAAGCTCGTTACCGACAAAAAGAAGCAATTCGGGCCTCTCGTTCGTTGGCTCAAAGTCAATTTTAGTGAATGCTTTTGTGCCTGGATCCATGTTAAAGCTCTGCGCGTTTTCGTCGAGTCGGTGCtgag gTACGGATTGCCCGTAAATTTCCAAGCTATTTTGCTCCAGCCACACAAAAAGAGTACCAAACGATTGCGTGACGTGCTCAATCAATTATACGCGCACCTCGATTCCTCTGCTACTTCCGGTGGGCAATCAGCCAATCAGGAT AGCGTGGACATCCCGGGATTGGGTTTTGGGCAGAACGATTATTTTCCATACGtctattacaaaataaatatagacATGGTCGACAATAAGGTCTAG
- the Mtap gene encoding S-methyl-5'-thioadenosine phosphorylase isoform X1, whose product MEKIHFLHRNLQPSVSCSSKGISSTMPKHKIKVGIIGGSGLDDLAKHILREETEVKPQPDSLFEFPSTKVTQGTIDGVPVAIILRHGEGHRISPSNVNYRANIESLKSIGCTHILATTACGSLIESISPGELVIPDSFIDRTHLRKSTFFDGTAPQYAGVCHVPMEPAFHPRTSKILVQAGKELGMSLKHGATIVTIEGPRFSSKAESKAFQLWGGHLVNMTTCPEVMLAKEAGILYASIAMATDYDCWRESDKSVCVADVMKVFKENVNKVTTVLVKAIKLIGEQNWDEDIENLKKLVTEGIVSKR is encoded by the exons AtggagaaaattcattttctccatCGAAACCTTCAGCCTTCAGTTTCATGCA GTTCAAAAGGAATATCATCCACGATGCCCAAACATAAGATCAAG GTAGGAATAATCGGAGGTTCGGGATTGGATGATCTGGCAAAGCATATACTACGGGAAGAAACCGAAGTAAAACCACAGCCAGATAGTTTGTTTGAATTTCCAAGCACCAAAGTGACCCAAGGGACCATTGACGGAGTGCCAGTAGCAATAATTTTAAG ACACGGAGAGGGTCACAGGATAAGTCCAAGTAATGTGAACTACAGAGCAAACATTGAGAGTCTTAAATCCATTGGATGCACCCACATTTTGGCGACGACTGCTTGTGGCTCATTGATTGAATCAATAAGCCCAGGAGAATTGGTAATTCCGGACAGTTTCATAGACCGAACTCACCTGCGCAAAAGTACCTTTTTCGATGGCACTGCTCCTCAATATGCAGGAGTTTGTCATGTGCCGATGGAACCAGCTTTCCATCCTCGCACATCAAAAATCTTGGTTCAAGCTGGCAAAGAATTGGGAATGAGCCTCAAGCATGGAGCAACTATCGTCACTATCGAGGGACCCAGATTTTCTTCTAAGGCTGAAAGCAAAGCTTTTCAACTATGGGGTGGTCACTTGGTTAACATGACAACGTGTCCAGAG GTGATGTTAGCAAAAGAAGCAGGAATTCTTTACGCCAGTATCGCAATGGCCACGGATTACGATTGTTGGAGAGAATCCGACAAATCTGTGTGCGTTGCTGATGTGATGAAAGTCTTCAAGGAGAACGTTAACAAAGTTACTACCGTTCTCGTAAAAGCTATCAAACTGATCGGCGAACAAAATTGGGACGAGGACATTGAGAATTTAAAG AAGTTGGTCACGGAAGGGATTGTTTCTAAGAGATAA
- the lute gene encoding BTB/POZ domain-containing protein 6 isoform X1 — MAMSNVYSKMSTKPVKRFQDNNLVETQTNAWVNAESPSNNVSGSPPPVIPFLPQMILQREDVINQPQSAPVSPLSSLSSPISQLSLPTLEDCTQDPNWQATKSTVRERNAAMFNNHLMADIQFIVGSPGHTRSIPAHKYVLATGSSVFYAMFYGGLAENKKDIEVPDVEPAAFLALLKYMYCDEVHLEADTVLATLYVAKKYIVPHLARACVSYLETSLTAKNACLLLSQSRLFEEPDLMQRCWEVIDAQAEVALKSDGFLDIDIHTLESVLSRETLNCKEIHLWEAALRWAPAECIRQELEPTPLNQRRLLGSALNLIRIPAMSVEEFANSVAQTGILSQQETIDLFLHFTASTKPHLRYPIKARQGLKTQVCHRFLSCAYRSNQWRYRGRCDSIQFSVDKRIFVIGFGLYGSSSGAADYNVRIELKRLGRVLSENHTKFFSDGSSNTFHVFFESPIRIEPESFYTASAILDGGELSYFGQEGMSEATVGSVNFQFQCSSESTNGTGVQGGQIPELIFYDPSVDD, encoded by the exons CGGAGTCACCCAGCAACAATGTTTCGGGCTCTCCACCACCGGTCATACCGTTCTTGCCACAGATGATTCTCCAGAGAGAAGACGTTATAAATCAGCCGCAAAGTGCACCTGTATCTCCGCTCTCGTCGCTATCTTCCCCAATTTCACAACTCAGTCTACCAACTTTGGAAGACTGTACTCAAGACCCAAACTGGCAAGCCACAAAATCTACTGTACGAGAACGAAATGCTGCCATGTTCAATAATCATCTCATGGCTGATATTCAATTCATAGTTGGCAGCCCAG GTCATACTCGCTCCATACCAGCTCACAAGTACGTACTAGCGACTGGTAGTTCAGTATTTTACGCGATGTTTTACGGTGGCTTagcggaaaacaaaaaagacaTTGAAGTGCCGGACGTAGAGCCTGCTGCGTTCCTCGCGCTGTTGAA atatATGTACTGCGACGAGGTCCATTTGGAAGCAGACACAGTTTTGGCTACACTGTACGTAGCAAAAAAGTACATAGTCCCACATTTGGCACGTGCTTGTGTCAGCTACTTGGAAACTAGTTTGACAGCGAAAAACGCGTGTTTGTTACTGAGTCAATCTCGTCTGTTCGAAGAGCCTGATCTTATGCAACGATGCTGGGAAGTCATTGATGCTCAA GCTGAAGTGGCGCTGAAATCCGACGGTTTTCTAGACATTGATATACATACTCTCGAATCAGTTTTGTCCAGGGAAACACTGAATTGCAAGGAAATTCATTTATGGGAGGCTGCGCTAAGATGGGCTCCTGCTGAATGTATCAGACAAGAATTGGAGCCTACACCGCTCAATCAAAGACGCCTTTTAG GCTCTGCCTTAAATTTAATACGAATTCCGGCGATGAGCGTGGAAGAATTCGCAAATAGCGTCGCGCAAACTGGAATTTTATCGCAACAAGAAACGATCGACCTTTTTCTCCACTTTACCGCAAGTACGAAGCCTCATTTGCGTTATCCAATCAAAGCTCGTCAAGGATTGAAAACTCAG GTTTGTCACCGATTTTTGTCGTGTGCGTACCGATCGAATCAGTGGCGTTACAGAGGCCGATGTGACTCGATCCAATTCAGCGTTGACAAGCGAATATTCGTCATCGGTTTTGGATTATACGGGAGTTCATCCGGTGCTGCGGATTACAATGTCAGAATCGAACTTAAAAGACTGGGTCGAGTGCTGTCGGAAAAccatacaaaatttttttccgatgGTTCAAGCAATACGTTtcacgtattttttgaaaGTCCGATACGTATAGAACCCGAAAGTTTTTACACAGCAAGTGCTATTTTGGATGGTGGAGAATTGAGCTATTTCGGACAAGAGGGCATGTCCGAAGCCACTGTTGGTagtgtaaattttcaatttcaatgcaGTTCTGAAAGTACAAATGGCACAGGCGTACAAGGAGGACAAATTCCCGAGTTAATATTTTACGATCCTTCCGTCGACGATTAA
- the lute gene encoding BTB/POZ domain-containing protein 6 isoform X2, whose product MFTDAESPSNNVSGSPPPVIPFLPQMILQREDVINQPQSAPVSPLSSLSSPISQLSLPTLEDCTQDPNWQATKSTVRERNAAMFNNHLMADIQFIVGSPGHTRSIPAHKYVLATGSSVFYAMFYGGLAENKKDIEVPDVEPAAFLALLKYMYCDEVHLEADTVLATLYVAKKYIVPHLARACVSYLETSLTAKNACLLLSQSRLFEEPDLMQRCWEVIDAQAEVALKSDGFLDIDIHTLESVLSRETLNCKEIHLWEAALRWAPAECIRQELEPTPLNQRRLLGSALNLIRIPAMSVEEFANSVAQTGILSQQETIDLFLHFTASTKPHLRYPIKARQGLKTQVCHRFLSCAYRSNQWRYRGRCDSIQFSVDKRIFVIGFGLYGSSSGAADYNVRIELKRLGRVLSENHTKFFSDGSSNTFHVFFESPIRIEPESFYTASAILDGGELSYFGQEGMSEATVGSVNFQFQCSSESTNGTGVQGGQIPELIFYDPSVDD is encoded by the exons ATGTTTACTGACG CGGAGTCACCCAGCAACAATGTTTCGGGCTCTCCACCACCGGTCATACCGTTCTTGCCACAGATGATTCTCCAGAGAGAAGACGTTATAAATCAGCCGCAAAGTGCACCTGTATCTCCGCTCTCGTCGCTATCTTCCCCAATTTCACAACTCAGTCTACCAACTTTGGAAGACTGTACTCAAGACCCAAACTGGCAAGCCACAAAATCTACTGTACGAGAACGAAATGCTGCCATGTTCAATAATCATCTCATGGCTGATATTCAATTCATAGTTGGCAGCCCAG GTCATACTCGCTCCATACCAGCTCACAAGTACGTACTAGCGACTGGTAGTTCAGTATTTTACGCGATGTTTTACGGTGGCTTagcggaaaacaaaaaagacaTTGAAGTGCCGGACGTAGAGCCTGCTGCGTTCCTCGCGCTGTTGAA atatATGTACTGCGACGAGGTCCATTTGGAAGCAGACACAGTTTTGGCTACACTGTACGTAGCAAAAAAGTACATAGTCCCACATTTGGCACGTGCTTGTGTCAGCTACTTGGAAACTAGTTTGACAGCGAAAAACGCGTGTTTGTTACTGAGTCAATCTCGTCTGTTCGAAGAGCCTGATCTTATGCAACGATGCTGGGAAGTCATTGATGCTCAA GCTGAAGTGGCGCTGAAATCCGACGGTTTTCTAGACATTGATATACATACTCTCGAATCAGTTTTGTCCAGGGAAACACTGAATTGCAAGGAAATTCATTTATGGGAGGCTGCGCTAAGATGGGCTCCTGCTGAATGTATCAGACAAGAATTGGAGCCTACACCGCTCAATCAAAGACGCCTTTTAG GCTCTGCCTTAAATTTAATACGAATTCCGGCGATGAGCGTGGAAGAATTCGCAAATAGCGTCGCGCAAACTGGAATTTTATCGCAACAAGAAACGATCGACCTTTTTCTCCACTTTACCGCAAGTACGAAGCCTCATTTGCGTTATCCAATCAAAGCTCGTCAAGGATTGAAAACTCAG GTTTGTCACCGATTTTTGTCGTGTGCGTACCGATCGAATCAGTGGCGTTACAGAGGCCGATGTGACTCGATCCAATTCAGCGTTGACAAGCGAATATTCGTCATCGGTTTTGGATTATACGGGAGTTCATCCGGTGCTGCGGATTACAATGTCAGAATCGAACTTAAAAGACTGGGTCGAGTGCTGTCGGAAAAccatacaaaatttttttccgatgGTTCAAGCAATACGTTtcacgtattttttgaaaGTCCGATACGTATAGAACCCGAAAGTTTTTACACAGCAAGTGCTATTTTGGATGGTGGAGAATTGAGCTATTTCGGACAAGAGGGCATGTCCGAAGCCACTGTTGGTagtgtaaattttcaatttcaatgcaGTTCTGAAAGTACAAATGGCACAGGCGTACAAGGAGGACAAATTCCCGAGTTAATATTTTACGATCCTTCCGTCGACGATTAA